In the genome of Candidatus Microbacterium phytovorans, one region contains:
- a CDS encoding transposase: MSTDETAALDAIIAELYAVAPADFVAARTRRAKDAEPALARQVAKVRKPVVSAWAVDLLAREGRLADALELGAALREAQGELDAAELARLGRQRRQLVAALARTAVDLASAAGVSVSPAAQSDIEATLNAALIHADAAAAVATARLAAPLDPSGDVDLADAVSGTVPDAAQGDPASRDLPEDELAERRARREAERAAREAERELERAERDSAKALEQRERAQERADRLRQRVEALRADLERAEREAAEAASELDELGAAASRAAADARTAARRVASAQAALS; encoded by the coding sequence ATGTCGACCGACGAGACGGCCGCGCTCGACGCGATCATCGCGGAGCTCTACGCCGTCGCGCCCGCCGACTTCGTTGCCGCCCGCACCCGCCGCGCGAAGGATGCCGAACCCGCTCTCGCGCGGCAGGTGGCGAAGGTGCGCAAGCCCGTCGTGTCGGCGTGGGCCGTCGACCTCCTGGCCCGCGAGGGCCGTCTCGCCGACGCGTTGGAGCTCGGAGCCGCCTTGCGCGAGGCGCAGGGCGAGCTCGACGCCGCCGAGCTCGCCCGTCTCGGTCGACAGCGTCGGCAGCTCGTCGCGGCACTCGCCCGCACGGCCGTCGACCTCGCGTCCGCCGCAGGGGTGAGCGTCAGCCCCGCCGCGCAGTCCGACATCGAGGCGACCCTGAACGCCGCGTTGATCCATGCCGATGCCGCCGCGGCCGTCGCCACGGCCCGGTTGGCCGCGCCGCTCGACCCGTCGGGCGACGTCGACCTCGCCGACGCGGTCAGCGGCACCGTTCCCGACGCCGCGCAGGGCGACCCGGCATCCCGCGATCTTCCCGAGGACGAGCTCGCGGAACGTCGTGCGCGGCGTGAGGCGGAGCGGGCTGCGCGCGAAGCCGAGCGCGAGCTCGAACGGGCCGAACGCGACAGCGCGAAGGCGCTCGAGCAGCGTGAGCGTGCACAGGAGCGCGCCGACCGGCTCCGCCAGCGAGTGGAGGCCCTGCGCGCCGACCTCGAGCGCGCCGAGCGCGAGGCGGCCGAGGCGGCGTCCGAGCTCGACGAGCTCGGCGCGGCTGCGTCTCGGGCCGCCGCCGATGCCCGGACGGCGGCACGCCGGGTGGCATCCGCGCAGGCCGCTCTCTCGTGA
- a CDS encoding NAD(P)/FAD-dependent oxidoreductase, with product MSPACTAYDAVIVGAGPNGLAAAVTLARAGLRTILFERAPVAGGGAATAELTLPGFRHDVCSAVHPLAVESAFFRAFELDRRISLITPDVSFAHPLDDSSAVAYRDLARTADALGRDGRAYARLLGPLARRSSSVAATTGSPLLRMPRHPVTAARLAARSFEQGTRLWGARFREDAAPALLTGASAHAILPLPSLAAAGAGLALAAYAHGRGWPLPVGGSQAIVDALVQDFLAHGGELVTAHHVNDLRALPTARVRLLDVTPRALRAIAGDALPRGYARALSRFRYGNGAAKVDFALSEPVPWRDTALRDAPTLHLGGTRAEIAAGEREVARGIHPASPYVLVSQPSLFDPTRAPAGRHTLWAYTHVPAGSRENRTAAVIAQIERFAPGFRDTILATSSRTADDLAQHNPNYPGGDIAAGSPDLAQLFRRPVLRPSPWRTPVRGLYLCSSSTAPGPGVHGLSGWYAALTALRDEFGVTAPPDLSLLTA from the coding sequence ATGAGCCCTGCATGCACGGCGTACGACGCGGTGATCGTCGGCGCCGGACCCAATGGTCTCGCTGCCGCGGTCACGCTGGCCCGGGCGGGACTGCGGACGATCCTGTTCGAGAGGGCGCCCGTCGCCGGCGGCGGCGCGGCGACGGCCGAGCTCACGCTGCCCGGCTTCCGCCACGACGTGTGCTCGGCGGTCCACCCGCTCGCCGTCGAATCCGCCTTCTTCCGCGCGTTCGAGCTCGACCGCCGCATCTCGCTCATCACCCCCGACGTCTCGTTCGCGCATCCGCTCGACGACTCCTCCGCCGTCGCCTACCGCGACCTGGCGCGAACCGCCGACGCACTCGGCCGCGACGGGCGCGCCTACGCCCGGCTTCTCGGCCCCCTCGCCCGCCGCTCCTCGTCGGTCGCCGCGACGACGGGCAGTCCGCTGCTCCGTATGCCACGGCATCCCGTGACGGCGGCGCGACTGGCCGCCCGCTCCTTCGAGCAGGGCACGCGCCTGTGGGGCGCCCGGTTCCGCGAGGATGCCGCTCCCGCCCTGCTCACCGGGGCCAGCGCGCACGCCATCCTCCCGCTGCCGAGCCTCGCCGCCGCGGGTGCCGGCCTGGCGCTCGCGGCCTACGCTCACGGGCGCGGCTGGCCGCTTCCGGTAGGCGGCAGTCAGGCCATCGTCGACGCGCTCGTGCAGGACTTCCTCGCCCACGGCGGCGAACTGGTGACAGCACACCATGTGAACGACCTTCGCGCCCTGCCTACCGCTCGCGTACGCCTGCTCGACGTCACACCGCGTGCCCTGCGCGCGATCGCGGGCGATGCCCTGCCCCGGGGTTATGCTCGCGCCCTCAGCCGGTTCCGCTACGGGAACGGGGCTGCGAAAGTCGACTTCGCGCTGTCCGAGCCCGTGCCGTGGCGAGACACCGCCCTCCGCGACGCGCCGACCCTCCATCTCGGCGGCACCCGTGCGGAGATCGCCGCCGGCGAGCGCGAGGTGGCGCGCGGCATCCATCCGGCGTCGCCGTACGTGCTCGTCTCGCAGCCGTCGCTGTTCGACCCCACGCGGGCGCCCGCCGGTCGCCACACACTGTGGGCGTACACCCACGTGCCCGCAGGGTCTCGCGAGAATCGCACGGCGGCCGTCATCGCCCAGATCGAACGGTTCGCACCCGGCTTCCGCGACACGATCCTCGCGACGTCGAGCCGTACCGCCGACGATCTCGCCCAGCACAACCCCAACTATCCCGGCGGAGACATCGCCGCGGGCTCCCCCGACCTCGCGCAGTTGTTCCGTCGCCCCGTCCTCCGGCCGTCCCCGTGGCGCACACCGGTTCGCGGCCTGTACCTGTGCTCGTCGTCGACGGCGCCCGGCCCGGGCGTCCACGGGCTGTCGGGCTGGTACGCGGCGCTGACCGCACTGCGGGACGAGTTCGGGGTGACCGCGCCGCCCGACCTGTCGCTCCTCACCGCGTGA
- a CDS encoding TetR/AcrR family transcriptional regulator — translation MHHPDGSVPSRRRPERLGGRPVLDVDAVAEAALSEVAVTGLARLTVAAVARRLQVTPRAIYHYVPDRDGLARIAVARWLRRMPTLSPTDPPREALRRYVVESARHFVTYRFIHDVALAKGFEYGEDFFVMQEREVVTLVSWGASPSDALLIFNEIARFVDGSARHYPEVFLPDAEPIWPDMGRPLSEIAPTEAETRYPLSATAHPITSAHQIAFGLDLFLDGLTTRLPALRR, via the coding sequence GTGCACCACCCCGACGGCTCCGTCCCTTCCCGCCGTCGACCGGAGCGACTGGGCGGTCGACCGGTGCTCGACGTGGACGCCGTCGCGGAGGCGGCGCTGAGCGAAGTGGCCGTCACGGGTCTCGCCCGGCTCACCGTGGCCGCCGTCGCTCGTCGGCTGCAGGTCACACCCCGGGCGATCTATCACTACGTCCCCGACCGGGACGGACTGGCCAGGATCGCTGTGGCGCGATGGCTTCGTCGGATGCCGACACTGTCTCCGACCGATCCGCCCCGCGAGGCCTTGCGCCGCTACGTGGTCGAGTCGGCGCGCCACTTCGTGACGTATCGGTTCATCCACGACGTCGCGCTGGCGAAGGGTTTCGAGTACGGCGAGGACTTCTTCGTGATGCAGGAGCGGGAGGTCGTCACGCTCGTCTCGTGGGGTGCGTCGCCGTCCGACGCGCTGCTGATCTTCAACGAGATCGCCCGCTTCGTCGACGGCTCGGCGCGCCATTACCCGGAGGTCTTCCTTCCGGATGCCGAGCCGATCTGGCCCGACATGGGGCGCCCGCTCTCGGAGATCGCGCCGACGGAGGCGGAGACACGCTATCCGCTTTCGGCGACCGCGCACCCGATCACCTCGGCGCATCAGATCGCGTTCGGCCTCGACCTGTTCCTCGACGGGCTCACCACGCGGCTGCCGGCGCTGCGCCGCTGA
- a CDS encoding APC family permease: MSDFGSTTPIHLERSEGKGLAAGTLGLWGSTVIGLASTAPVYSLVATLGFVVLAVGAQAPIAFVIAFVPMLFIAFAYRELNNAVPDCGTTFTWGTKAFGPWVGWMGGWGVAVAGMVVLANLAQIASIYFWDLFGLEFANNDWRILLVAVVFIAAMTYVSWRGVEIGERIQNVLLGIQYLALGIFVVAALWQFLSGTAPNPTPFEWGWLNPFGFTDWGGFTEAILLALFIYWGWDTCLALNEETKDPQRIPGRAALLTCVLLLFTYVSVTIAAMMYAGLGEDGVGLGNEANADDFFLAIKDGLLGPWGWLLVVAVLISAVSSTQTTILPTARGTLAMGVYRALPARFKDVHPRFKTPSFSTLVMGVVASLYYLGMSLISDNILQDSILSLGLAIAFYYAITGFACVWYFRKDLFTSARNVVYRLVLPLLGALMLTYAFVQSAIDMWDVDYGYTVLFGIGGTFVIGIGALLVGVVLMFVWFLFPRSKPFFQGKSLNRDTEVMVPDEPDVYTRSIDGGL; this comes from the coding sequence ATGAGCGATTTCGGTTCCACGACACCGATCCACCTCGAGCGCAGCGAGGGCAAGGGGCTCGCTGCCGGCACGCTGGGGCTGTGGGGGTCGACCGTCATCGGCCTCGCGTCGACCGCGCCGGTGTACTCCCTCGTGGCGACGCTCGGCTTCGTCGTCCTCGCCGTCGGGGCGCAGGCGCCGATCGCCTTCGTCATCGCATTCGTGCCGATGCTCTTCATCGCCTTCGCGTATCGCGAGCTCAACAACGCCGTCCCCGACTGCGGCACGACCTTCACGTGGGGCACGAAGGCCTTCGGGCCGTGGGTCGGCTGGATGGGGGGCTGGGGCGTGGCCGTGGCGGGCATGGTCGTCCTCGCCAACCTCGCACAGATCGCGTCGATCTACTTCTGGGACCTGTTCGGCCTGGAGTTCGCGAACAACGACTGGCGGATCCTGCTGGTCGCCGTGGTCTTCATCGCGGCGATGACCTACGTCAGCTGGCGCGGTGTGGAGATCGGCGAACGCATCCAGAACGTGCTCCTCGGCATCCAGTACCTCGCGCTCGGCATCTTCGTGGTCGCCGCCCTCTGGCAGTTCTTATCGGGAACGGCCCCGAACCCGACGCCGTTCGAGTGGGGGTGGCTGAACCCGTTCGGCTTCACGGACTGGGGCGGATTCACCGAGGCGATCCTGCTGGCACTGTTCATCTACTGGGGCTGGGACACCTGCCTCGCCCTCAACGAGGAGACGAAGGACCCGCAGCGCATCCCGGGTCGGGCGGCCCTCCTCACGTGCGTGCTCCTGCTCTTCACCTACGTCTCGGTGACGATCGCCGCGATGATGTACGCGGGGCTCGGCGAGGACGGCGTCGGCCTCGGCAACGAGGCGAACGCGGATGACTTCTTCCTCGCGATCAAGGACGGCCTGCTCGGGCCGTGGGGCTGGCTCCTGGTCGTGGCGGTGCTGATCTCGGCGGTCTCCTCGACCCAGACGACCATCCTCCCCACGGCACGCGGGACGCTCGCGATGGGCGTCTACCGCGCCCTGCCGGCGCGCTTCAAGGACGTGCACCCCCGCTTCAAGACGCCGTCGTTCTCCACGCTCGTGATGGGCGTCGTGGCATCCCTGTACTACCTCGGGATGTCGCTCATCAGCGACAACATCCTGCAGGACTCGATCCTGTCGCTGGGCCTCGCGATCGCGTTCTACTACGCCATCACGGGCTTCGCGTGCGTCTGGTACTTCCGGAAGGACCTCTTCACGTCAGCGCGCAACGTCGTGTACCGGCTCGTGCTGCCGCTGCTGGGTGCCCTCATGCTCACCTACGCGTTCGTGCAGTCGGCGATCGACATGTGGGACGTCGACTACGGCTACACGGTGCTCTTCGGCATCGGCGGCACGTTCGTCATCGGCATCGGCGCGCTCCTGGTGGGCGTCGTCCTGATGTTCGTGTGGTTCCTCTTCCCGCGGTCGAAGCCGTTCTTCCAGGGGAAGAGCCTCAACCGCGACACCGAGGTCATGGTGCCCGACGAGCCCGACGTTTACACCCGGTCGATCGACGGCGGCCTGTGA
- a CDS encoding glutaminase has translation MIASSAAPTAAALLASARVRLAGAPREPLGDWASSRRLLGFGRAPRIVPVDEVWHLGVLLLGDSAVYATGEVLRAREDVVRGFTAQSQRERAERAAAAFRGGFPDGATVHVGWTELDVAAVDAGGRSGPLDGANGILTVRWSAAAAPRALADYLDDLLTLAGR, from the coding sequence ATGATCGCCTCCTCCGCCGCCCCCACCGCTGCTGCGCTGCTGGCATCCGCGCGCGTGCGTCTGGCGGGCGCCCCTCGGGAGCCGCTGGGAGACTGGGCGTCGAGTCGTCGGCTGCTCGGCTTCGGCCGCGCGCCCCGCATCGTCCCCGTGGACGAGGTGTGGCACCTCGGTGTCCTCCTTCTCGGAGACTCCGCCGTCTACGCGACCGGCGAAGTCCTCCGCGCGCGAGAAGACGTCGTTCGCGGCTTCACGGCCCAGTCGCAGCGCGAACGCGCCGAACGTGCCGCCGCCGCCTTCCGCGGTGGCTTCCCCGACGGCGCGACGGTGCACGTCGGCTGGACGGAGCTCGACGTGGCGGCGGTCGACGCGGGAGGCCGGTCCGGACCGCTCGACGGTGCGAACGGCATCCTCACGGTGCGCTGGAGCGCGGCCGCTGCGCCGCGCGCGCTGGCGGACTATCTCGACGACCTGCTGACGTTGGCGGGTCGGTGA
- a CDS encoding SRPBCC family protein has product MARNARHLACPPSDVFAVLADGWLYPSWVVGAARMREVSGEWPLPGGRLHHSFGVWPFLIDDTTHVEHTEPGRRLVMVARGWPMGAARVDVRLEPVETGTSVTIEETPISGPAAWLRALVEPLLLWRNHETLHRLAYLAENGAGGRPTP; this is encoded by the coding sequence ATGGCACGCAACGCGCGACACCTCGCCTGCCCGCCCTCCGACGTGTTCGCCGTGCTCGCCGACGGCTGGCTCTACCCGTCCTGGGTCGTGGGCGCCGCGCGGATGAGAGAGGTGAGCGGCGAATGGCCGCTCCCGGGCGGGCGCCTGCATCACTCCTTCGGCGTGTGGCCTTTCCTCATCGACGACACGACGCATGTGGAGCACACGGAACCTGGCCGTCGCCTCGTCATGGTTGCACGCGGCTGGCCCATGGGCGCCGCGCGCGTCGACGTGCGGCTGGAACCCGTCGAGACCGGCACCAGCGTCACCATCGAGGAGACGCCGATCTCGGGGCCCGCCGCGTGGCTGCGTGCGCTCGTGGAGCCCCTGCTCTTGTGGCGCAACCACGAGACCCTCCACCGGCTCGCGTATCTCGCGGAGAACGGTGCCGGCGGGCGACCGACGCCATGA
- a CDS encoding cold-shock protein yields MATGTVKWFNSEKGYGFIAPDDGTADVFAHFSAIAGDGFKELREAQKVEFDTEAGSKGPQAANIRAL; encoded by the coding sequence ATGGCCACTGGCACCGTGAAATGGTTCAACTCCGAGAAGGGCTATGGCTTCATCGCCCCCGACGACGGCACCGCCGACGTCTTCGCGCACTTCAGCGCGATCGCCGGCGACGGCTTCAAGGAACTCCGAGAGGCCCAGAAGGTCGAGTTCGACACCGAGGCGGGCTCCAAGGGCCCGCAGGCTGCGAACATCCGCGCCCTGTGA
- a CDS encoding aspartate aminotransferase family protein, with translation MTGAQRTEAELQQMAKDHLWMHFSRQSTMERGVPIIERGEGHHIWDAAGKRYIDGLSGLFVVNAGHGRRVLAETAAAQAQKLAFFPIWSYAHPSAIELADRLADLAPGDLNHVFFSTGGGEAVETAFKLAKHYWKLQGKPGKHKVISRFIAYHGTPHGALAITGLPGMKAMFEPVAPGGFRVPNTNYYRAAEQGFTGSTPEEFGVWAADRIEEMIQFEGPDTVAAVFLEPVQNSGGCFPPPPGYFQRVREICDRYDVLLVSDEVICAFGRIGEYFACDAYGYEPDMITFAKAVTSGYVPLGGTIVSDRIYEPFTKGDVSFPHGYTFAGHPVASAVALANLDIFEEEGLLQNVRENSPVFRSTLERLTDLPIVGDVRGDGYFFGIELVKDKATKETFDDDESERLLRGFLSGALYEAGLYCRADDRGDPVIQLAPPLTIGPSEFTEIEQILRSVLTEAGNRL, from the coding sequence ATGACGGGTGCGCAGCGGACCGAGGCCGAGCTCCAGCAGATGGCGAAAGACCACCTGTGGATGCACTTCTCGCGACAGTCGACGATGGAACGCGGCGTGCCGATCATCGAGCGCGGCGAAGGCCATCACATCTGGGATGCCGCGGGCAAGCGGTACATCGACGGGCTCTCCGGGCTCTTCGTCGTCAACGCCGGACACGGACGCCGCGTGCTCGCCGAGACCGCCGCCGCGCAGGCCCAGAAGCTCGCCTTCTTCCCCATCTGGTCGTACGCGCACCCGTCGGCGATCGAACTCGCCGACCGTCTCGCCGACCTCGCGCCCGGCGACCTCAATCACGTCTTCTTCTCCACCGGGGGCGGGGAAGCGGTGGAGACCGCGTTCAAGCTCGCGAAGCACTACTGGAAGCTGCAGGGCAAGCCCGGCAAGCACAAGGTGATCTCGCGATTCATCGCGTACCACGGCACACCCCATGGGGCGCTCGCCATCACGGGGCTCCCTGGGATGAAGGCCATGTTCGAGCCGGTCGCGCCGGGCGGGTTCCGAGTGCCGAACACGAACTACTACCGCGCCGCCGAGCAGGGCTTCACCGGATCGACGCCGGAGGAGTTCGGCGTCTGGGCGGCCGACCGCATCGAGGAGATGATCCAGTTCGAGGGGCCCGACACCGTCGCCGCCGTGTTCCTCGAGCCCGTGCAGAACTCCGGGGGCTGCTTCCCCCCGCCGCCGGGATACTTCCAGCGCGTGCGGGAGATCTGCGACCGCTACGACGTGCTCCTCGTCAGCGACGAGGTCATCTGCGCGTTCGGTCGCATCGGCGAGTACTTCGCCTGCGATGCGTACGGTTACGAACCCGACATGATCACCTTCGCGAAGGCCGTCACGAGCGGTTACGTTCCCCTCGGGGGCACGATCGTCAGCGACCGCATCTACGAGCCGTTCACGAAGGGCGACGTCTCCTTCCCCCACGGGTACACGTTCGCAGGGCATCCCGTGGCATCCGCCGTCGCGCTGGCCAACCTCGACATCTTCGAGGAGGAGGGCCTCCTGCAGAACGTGCGCGAGAACTCCCCCGTGTTCCGCTCGACACTCGAGCGCCTCACCGACTTGCCGATCGTCGGCGACGTCCGCGGCGACGGGTACTTCTTCGGCATCGAACTCGTCAAGGACAAGGCGACGAAGGAGACCTTCGACGACGACGAGTCGGAGCGGCTGCTGCGCGGGTTCCTCTCCGGTGCCCTTTACGAGGCGGGGCTGTACTGCCGGGCCGACGACCGCGGCGACCCCGTGATCCAGCTGGCTCCGCCGCTGACCATCGGGCCCTCGGAGTTCACGGAGATCGAGCAGATCCTGCGCTCGGTGCTCACCGAGGCCGGTAACCGACTCTGA
- a CDS encoding SDR family oxidoreductase produces the protein MSRTFVVTGAGSGIGAVLARRLLGRGDRLVLIARDAARGDALRAELPGSSVIVADLADPDALAGAVAAADLPDAIDGIVHAAGIVELGTVEELPVSAWTAQLAVNLVAPAELTRLLLPRVRAARGQVLFVNSGAGLTAHPEWSAYAASKHGLRALADALRGEEAPHGVRVTSVYPGRTATPMQEKVHAQEGAAYDPSRFIDAESVAAAVLAALDATPDATLTDITVRPGPR, from the coding sequence ATGAGCCGCACATTCGTCGTCACGGGGGCCGGGTCGGGCATCGGCGCCGTCCTCGCTCGCCGCCTCCTCGGTCGCGGAGACCGACTCGTCCTGATCGCGCGGGATGCCGCGCGCGGCGATGCTCTCCGGGCGGAGCTCCCCGGGAGCTCCGTGATCGTGGCGGACCTCGCCGACCCGGACGCCCTCGCGGGCGCCGTGGCCGCTGCCGACCTCCCGGATGCCATCGACGGGATCGTGCATGCGGCGGGCATCGTCGAGCTCGGCACGGTCGAGGAGCTCCCCGTGTCGGCGTGGACGGCGCAGCTCGCCGTGAACCTCGTCGCCCCCGCCGAGCTCACGCGCCTGCTGCTCCCGCGGGTGCGCGCCGCGCGCGGCCAGGTGCTCTTCGTGAACTCCGGGGCGGGCCTGACCGCCCATCCGGAGTGGAGCGCCTACGCGGCCAGCAAGCACGGCCTGCGGGCGCTCGCCGACGCCCTTCGCGGCGAGGAGGCGCCGCACGGCGTGCGCGTGACGAGCGTCTACCCGGGACGGACGGCGACGCCGATGCAGGAGAAGGTCCACGCGCAGGAGGGCGCCGCCTACGACCCGTCCCGCTTCATCGACGCAGAGTCGGTGGCGGCCGCCGTGCTCGCCGCCCTCGACGCCACGCCCGACGCGACACTGACCGACATCACGGTCCGGCCGGGCCCCCGCTGA
- a CDS encoding acyl-CoA desaturase, whose translation MISSTTVSPSRLGPVRQTYAGTAEFPPMARAFTDVSQVVRETGLLRRTPWFYAMVGTVIALGFAGCITGFILFGHSWFQLLIAGALGILFTQVAFLGHEAAHRQILTSGPANDRLARVLANGVVGMSYSWWTTKHTRHHANPNRVGKDPDIEVDTISFLDEDAAQARGLRRLLTKKQGWLFFPLLTLEGLNLHAIGIRHLFSREPVKGRWTEIGLIVLRFSIFTVPVFVFLPLGMAFAFLGVQLAVFGVYMGASFAPNHKGMPVIAPDAKLDFFSKQVRTSRNIGGGWWATWLMGGLNYQIEHHLFPNMPRPHLARAREIVRDQCRTLGVPYTETTLWRSYGIVIAYLNRVGLAARDPFDCPMVASYRPA comes from the coding sequence ATCATCTCCTCCACCACCGTCTCCCCCTCCCGGCTCGGCCCCGTCCGCCAGACCTACGCCGGCACCGCCGAGTTCCCCCCGATGGCCCGCGCCTTCACCGACGTGTCCCAGGTCGTCCGCGAGACCGGCCTCCTGCGCCGCACACCGTGGTTCTACGCGATGGTCGGCACCGTGATCGCCCTCGGCTTCGCCGGCTGCATCACGGGATTCATCCTGTTCGGGCACAGCTGGTTCCAGCTGCTCATCGCCGGTGCGCTCGGCATCCTGTTCACGCAGGTCGCCTTCCTCGGGCACGAGGCCGCGCACCGTCAGATCCTCACCTCCGGTCCCGCCAACGATCGCCTCGCCCGGGTGCTCGCCAACGGCGTCGTCGGCATGAGCTACTCCTGGTGGACCACCAAGCACACCCGTCACCACGCCAACCCCAACCGGGTCGGCAAGGATCCCGACATCGAAGTCGACACGATCTCCTTCCTCGACGAGGATGCCGCGCAGGCCCGCGGTCTGCGCCGTCTCCTGACGAAGAAGCAGGGTTGGCTGTTCTTCCCGCTCCTGACGCTGGAGGGCCTCAACCTCCACGCCATCGGCATCCGTCACCTGTTCAGCCGCGAGCCCGTCAAGGGCCGGTGGACCGAGATCGGGCTGATCGTTCTGCGTTTCTCGATCTTCACCGTGCCAGTGTTCGTCTTCCTCCCGCTGGGCATGGCGTTCGCCTTCCTCGGGGTGCAGCTGGCGGTCTTCGGCGTGTACATGGGCGCGTCGTTCGCCCCCAACCACAAGGGCATGCCGGTGATCGCCCCCGACGCCAAGCTCGACTTCTTCAGCAAGCAGGTGCGCACGTCACGCAACATCGGCGGCGGCTGGTGGGCCACGTGGCTCATGGGCGGGCTGAACTACCAGATCGAGCACCACCTCTTCCCGAACATGCCGCGGCCTCACCTCGCGCGGGCGCGAGAGATCGTGCGCGACCAGTGCCGCACGCTCGGAGTGCCCTACACCGAGACGACGCTGTGGCGTTCGTACGGCATCGTCATCGCCTACCTCAACCGGGTCGGTCTCGCGGCGCGCGATCCGTTCGACTGCCCGATGGTCGCCTCCTACCGCCCGGCCTGA